The segment ACTTTCTTTTTTGAATCCCAAAAAAGTACAACAAAATCTATCTCTTTATAATTTTCATCTACAATTTTATTTAACGCTGGAATTTCACCTACTCCGGGAGTACACCAAGAAGCATAGGTTATTAAAAAAACTGGCTTTTCAAAATCGTAAAAATCTATCTTTTTTCCTGAAGTTTTTCGAATATCGAAGTTGTCAAGGCGGCTTCCGTTGACTACATTATTTATTAGTGAATCGAACAAGAAATCTGCCCGCTCATAATTTTGGTCCAAATAAGCCTGCTTCGATTGAATTTTATATTTTTTAATATTTTTTTCAATCGCTTGAGAGAATAGGTTTTCATACTCAACTTCTTGAGCGAGCCCTGTAAATGAAACCAATAAGAATAGAAGAAGTAGTTTTCTACCCATAAGCGTTTATTAAAGTTAACGCATCAAAG is part of the Marixanthomonas ophiurae genome and harbors:
- a CDS encoding TlpA family protein disulfide reductase — its product is MGRKLLLLFLLVSFTGLAQEVEYENLFSQAIEKNIKKYKIQSKQAYLDQNYERADFLFDSLINNVVNGSRLDNFDIRKTSGKKIDFYDFEKPVFLITYASWCTPGVGEIPALNKIVDENYKEIDFVVLFWDSKKKVKKKARDYSNKIRVVYVDETENTHDHIVQTMKHSLGFPTSFFIDSNKTIIDVRRGVLHPYNEAYNVSYEMNYDSFHNGISLIKSFDVNNQSDIVAKDNP